In Labeo rohita strain BAU-BD-2019 chromosome 4, IGBB_LRoh.1.0, whole genome shotgun sequence, the DNA window GAATAGAGGAGCAAATaaggtagtttttttttttttaaagaatagaattagaatagagagtgctagagttagagggtcaaataaagatggaagagatgtgtttttagcCGATTCTTGAAGATGGCTAAGGACTCAGCTGCTCAGATTGAGTTGGGCAGGTCCATCCACTAGGAGGTAACATTTAAggtaaaagtgattttgtgcttCTTTGGTATGGCACAATAATGTGCCGTTCTCTTGGTAATGTGAACAGGATGTGAGATTCTGGCACGCCCAATCTGTCCCCACTGGAGACCCGGCTGGCTTTGATTATAGGAGAAACCAGTGTGTGAGAAGGAAGGAGACACAGACATGGGAAACACGGTGCATGAgaacaattaaacaaaatataaatatcacagTAGCTTATTATGTCCTTGTTCTTCCAGAGAGGAGAGTAATTCATGTTGGGACGGGGGTTGTGGGTCAGGATCCTCGTGCTGGTGGTAAGGGACGTTGTGAGGAAGAAGGAGACCATTCCTCTGTGCCATGCAGTAGCGTGTTTACCCACCACACAAAGCATGCAATTGTGTGGGGCCCCGCagttggtaaaatcaggttccgCATCGGGATAGCGTGGTTTCGCCTAGTTGGCCTTTGTAATGTTGGGCCCAATTCAGCACACAGATCCAAGAGCATGGCTCTAGGGAGCCAAAATCGAGACAATCTTCTTGGTCTCTAATTACACTTTCCCCAATTAGACAcaactgaaccagctaatcatgCTCTTACTagacatgctagaaacttcctgGCAGGTGTATTGTGGCtagttagagctaaactctgcaggacaccggccctccaggaccgagtttgagCACTCCTTCTTCTGCGTCTTGTCCCTGAACATTGTAAGTCTCTGGCTTTGTTTGCTTTACTATGACTCCAGGAACCCATGTGTTCCCCTGACCTCTCCACAGCCCTTTGGTCATGATAGAACTTTTGCAGGCATTGCTTCCTGCGAACAGCAACAGTGACGTCCAGCCGAGTGTGCATATGTCTGTTAAGAAAAAGATCTGAAGTGCTCCACTACTAGTGCATGAATATGCTCTGATAGGGCAGCTGCGCACACATCAGTTGTTTCAGGCCGGGGAAAGAAGTAAAAGGCCATCTCCATTACTGTGTTTCTCTGAGGAACAGTACTCAATGTGGGAGTCATAAGCAGAAAGGATGATTGCCCATCTTTGAATTCCGGCTGCTTCCAATGGTTAGTAGGCTTTTATGCTCTCCAAGCAAAGTCAAAAAAGGTTTATGGTCAGTTACCAACTTGAATTTTCTTCCTCACAGGTACTGGTGGATTTTTTTACTCCAAAAATGAGCGCCAATCCctctagggctgcacgattaatcgcacgatattGTGAGGCGAATGCGATTTTGagcgcgatttggcgtagcttgtcagtgatttacggctctgtgtattaattgccgctccagctgaacgcatgtgatggagctttactactaatcaaagtaccggcttcactGACTAAGCGCACCTCACaatatcgtgcgattaatcgtgcagccctaaacccctctattttaatttgtgaatatttttttcagcaggtgCCAGTGTTTGTGAGGTGTAAGCAATGGGGCGTCCTCTCCAGTGGGCTCCAGTGTGTTGCAAAACAGCTCCGATCCCATATAAAGAAGAATCACAAGCTAAGATGAGTCCTAGACTTGGATCATAGTTTAACAGAACCTTTTAGTTTGTCAGCAAgtctttacatttttcaaaggcTCTTTGCTCTGACTGCTTCCATTCCCATGGCACGTTATCCCTCATCAGTATGTAGAGGGGGGTAGCCATGGTACTCTGGTTGGGCAAAAAGCAGTCATAGTAATTGACCAACCCCAAAAAAGCTCTCAGATCCTTAACACAGGTGGGTGCTGGTGCATCCTTGATTGCGGCAACTTTGCTTGGAGATGGATGAATGTCCCAGATactcaattttttatttttccaaattcacattttgacatttttactcTCAAGCCGTTCTCCTGCATGTTGTCCGTGGATGACCGATTCATCCAGAACTTGGATGACAAAGTTACAAAAATTACAGAATAAATTGATAAGATTAGTTTTAGGTTTACAATGTTTTAGTCATGTGGGTAATACACCCTTTCAGCAGCTTGGTTGGTTACCAATTGAAAGGAAACTAGTATTTCAGACACTATATGGGCAAAGGTTGTTTAAATATTCAGGCACAAAATAATGGAATATGCTGCCTCAGGATATCAAGGTACTAACAGATTGTGAGGGTTTCAGAATAAGATTAAAGAGACTGTTGTTAGATAGGATGTCTTAAATTGTATAAGGACTGGTTTGTAATTTTATTGGTGTGAGTAGAGTATTgattaggatttttttattctctctTTTAAAGCAAAGACCACGATggaaataagttaaaaaaaaacttttttttgtgttatcCTTGACAAGAAAGATGTAAAAGGGTATTGTTACTTTTTGATGTGTTACATAAACTGAACTCAACTCTTGGAGTCTTTGCAGCACTGCCTGTAGTCTCTGCAGATGTTCCTGCTCTGTTCCTCCAGTGACCACAAGGTCATCCAGATAAACAACCACATCAAGAACTCTCGTGAGATTCTCCATAATTCTTTGAAAAATGGAGGGTGCCAAACTGACACAGAAAGACAGTCAATTGATGGTTAGCAACTCTCTGGACTCATCTTCAAGAAGACCCTGCTAATACGCGGAAGCCATGTCAATCTTGGAAAACATGGTACCTCCACTCAGTGTAGCCATCAACTCCTCAATCCATGGCAGTGGATAAATCTCTGTAGTGGCTGCTTGATTCACAGTTAATTCGTAGTGTCCACACTATGGCTGTCACAATATTAGATTTTTCACACCATGGTAATTGTGGCCAAAAAAATTCACGAAATTGATATATCGCGATGTCTACACAAACCTTGGGGAAAAAGTAATtagtcaaattaattttttatttagtttttctttttaccCAATGAACACAGGGATAGCGTTACTGATAAACACAGAGCATACGAATCTGGCTTTCTCCGTCTTTGAAGCTCCATAAGAAACAATAAGAGAGAACTGTCAAGTTCAAcagtatgatgaataaatattaacatcaaAACTGATACTTTAACCTGTTAACCTGCATACCCCCTTTTTAAGCTCTTTAACCCAtagatataaatacacataaccTACATTTGCACACTGCAACCAGCTTAAcattttacagagtttaatgtAGCATTGTGGTCCCTACATATTACTTTTTGGAGTGTGGAAAGAGCCTCTCACTCTACCGCTCGGACAACACGACTCTTCTCGGATTAGATGCGCACATTGCATCTTCTTGTTTGACAGGTGTCAACGTTAAGGCACAACACTGCCACCTGGCAGGTCAACCAGGTACTGGCGCTGGAGTATTTACATGTCGTTTTAACATAAGAGTTAATATTGTCAATATTGCGACACCCCTAGTCCACACAAtcttatagttttgtcttttttaccACTGGCACAATGGGTGCCGCACATTCACTGTGTTTCACAGGCATGATTATACCAGCCTTCTCCAACTAATTCTGCATTAACTTGAGCTTTTATTGAAAAAGCTAGTGGAGATTTACAGAAACACAGAGGAATTTTAGGATTAAGCTGTATCcttgccttaaaggagaagtccacttccaggacaacaatttacaaataatttactcactcccttgtcatccaagatgttcatgtctttctgtcttcagtcgttaagaaattatagtttttgaagaaaacatttcaggatttttctccatataatggacttcattggtgccccgattttgaacttccaaaatgtagtttaactGCAGCGtcgaagggctctaaacgatcccagccgaggaagaagggtcacatctagcgaaacaatcagtcatttttttttttcggaaaataaaaatttgtatactttttaagcaccaaagcttgtgtagcacaagctctgggatgcacatccATGACGCTACGTTCTATTGAAtaatgtcgaaaggtcacgtcgaatgtaggcggaactacagacccagtgtttacaaagcgaacgtgcaaagactaaggaagtgcaagtaagtcaaacgctgtttacaaacaaaaaggtacaatgatgtcggaaGATTCTTAAGTTgtaggaaaaaatgagatggagttattcaccatactctacctttttgggccAGAGTACACAGccgatgaacttagatgtgattcgtagcaCCATGGACACACATCACatagcttttgtgcttaaaaagtatgcaagtttttattttccaaaaaaaatgacagatcgtttcgctataaGATCCTCCTTcttcgactgggatcgtttagagcctttgaagctgcatttaaactacattttggaagttcaaattcggggcaccaatgaaaaccattatatggagaaaaatgctgaaaagttttcctcaaaaaccataatttctttacgactgaagacagaaagacatgaatgtcttggatgacaagggggtgagtacattatttgtaaattgttgttctggatgtggacttctcctttaagcccaCAGAGTGTGCCTAGTTCTTCTTTCAACACCTCGGAGCACAACTTCAGCACCTCTTCGATGGACTTAGCTTGATGCACTTGCCTGACTTGTGTAATTTTCTTccaattcaatttaaatttttgcagCCAATTCCTTCCACACAACAAAGGCATTTCCCCTTTTACTACAATTAAGGGTAGTGATTCACTTTGGCCATCACAGCTCACTTTTGCTTGAAACTGTCCCAACACAAGCATAATCTCTCCTGTGTAAGTTTTCAGCTTGACACTTGTGACCTCCAGTGGTTCAGTTGAGAACGCAGCTTGAAATTGTTTCTGAGACATAATAATTACGCCCGGGCCAGTATCAGTTTTCATCGtaattttcttgtcatttacatTAAACGTCTCTGTGAATGACTTTTTTGCATGGGCAATTCAGCTTcctctgctgttttttttctaactttCATATTTCCTCTGCAAGCTCTTgatatccctggtgaaaaaaacagcatatgctggtaggtaggttttgatgctgggatgctggttaggtaggttttgatgctggtttaagctggtcctttgctggtttttgctggtcatgttgctggtcaacgaccagcatgaaccagcaaaggaccagcttaaaccagcatcaaaacctacctaaccagcatcccagcatcaaaacatacctaccagcatatgctggttttttcaccagggatggcCAGTTTTCCCGCAGTTATATCACTTTGCATCTTTGAAATGACATATCTGAGTGctatgatttttgccataacaTCTGTAGCACGTCTTTCCTCTTTGACTGAAAGGTCACACATCCACTTTTTGGGCTAGATCCATCTGGGACTCTCAAAGTCCAATCATAAAGTAGTGTTTGCCCCCGAAGCTGTATGGATTGAAATGATTATTTTCTAACAAAAGCACGTCAGTACATTTGTTATTCCACTTCCAAACCTTTGAgagaaatgtatttacattttacagaagTTTAtgttcttaaaattatttgtttgctttaggTGTGTGTGAACACAAATGTAAAGTAAGATTATCATCTGTTGATGTTTCTGTCTCATTTTGGTTCTCATTCTTCCTGAATGGAGTGTGAATGCAATGGCTGAAGGTGTGACttttagtcaaaatatttcaaacccACCAATATAGTTAAggcaatttaaaattaaaaaaacaaaacaaaaaaaaacaaaaacattttaagcaaataaagtttaaattttatttattgatttaatttaaattatttattacttataaattaattatatttattattaaattatttattgtccTTATTTTCAGGGGAGAAACTGAGATTGGATTATATAGAGATTTagttctatataaataaaatagatcaCTTAAATTTGATTTGGAAAGATTTAAATCTTAATCTTTCCAAACCTTTAATATGAAGACGATGAAAACTTCATCCTGGATATGTCACAAATGCTTTGTGAGCATGAAGACAAACCAGAAGCGTTCATTGGTATTGACAGCGTTCTTTGAATTAAACCTGCATCTTATTATTTGTATGATTCCAGTGgaccagactttttttttaatctgacgACGTGACGTCACAAGGCTGCGCCGCGCTCCTGCATCTGTGATTGATCTGAGGAAAGgtttgtgttttcattcatttaaagtaTTTACATCATTACAAGCCGTAGTGACCTATGACATACATTAACTATTGCTTATGTTACTATCGTAACACTATTATTAAAGAACGTTTTCTCTTGTAAGCGCATCCAAAGACGAGTAACGGGAAAGTTGCGTCTCATTTTGCTCTGTATAGATCGTGAATCAGTTTAATAAACACGAATTCGGTCACTGGCAAGTAGTGATGGAGAAACGGAGCTTTTTAAAAACGATACTGAAACCGTTTCGCTGCAAAATGATAATCGCTGAACGTCTACTAGTCAAAACAGTGTGAATGCAACGACGACAACAAAATGTGTAAGAAGTTCCCTATCAAGTTCActttctacagaattggtctaAAGTAAGAGTTGGAAATGTCTATATAAAGtgtgtatttttgaaaataaataaatagattgtatgtatgcaaattgcaTAATATTCAAGGTAcatatttctagtaattgtaAATTtctatattgtattttcagaaagttttggaatatttgtcctctccccaaattagTTACTACTgaaacatagtaataataacttaaCTGGAAGTGTTATATTGACCTgctaagattttgcttacatctacattgttaaaatatatttctttgctattttataaaaaaaaatctgaggtaaatcaataagttacatttttaacaatatttcaaatggAATTTATGACATTTGTTGTATTTCAAATCCAGTTACTCTTTTTAAAAGGCAAAAGATTGATCaaactgattttaaagttaTGGATTTATTAGTGTGAATATACATTGgaccaaaaactatcataacatcttagcggataattcagtttactttattattgacaaaacatcccaagTTTTAGTAGTGACATTTGGTATCAACGACATcacataacagaattttaacttgcatactaaaacactactaaaataaaaaaacaaaacaaaacataactataccaaaattatgtttatttcccccaaatatgaggagtatgtgttcccttttgtcactacagaaacaatgatgacatgttttggttgtgactgttacactagtgacaattttatggtaTAACACCCACAAAAACTTAAACAGTGTTcggtagtgttttttttttttttttttttttttttttttttttaagagttttgAACACATTTGCCTCAAAATGATGGGATCTGTCTACTCACGCCTTGTAGCTACGAAAGAGAGTGACAGGAATATTTTCTGATCGTATATTTATGGGTCTAGTTAAAATTAGTGGACTAAAACATTTTGGTAGTGGCATGAAAATgtgagacattttttttttttttacataaaattttataatttacaaagaaaatataaaataaataaattttttttgaactgcacttttataaagaaaaagtacttttaaaatcaacaatggaataaaatgcaaaaattattttatataattttcataagtttatatttataagttagggttcaggacagccacctctcaattgaaagtacccactaaaatatatatatatgtatgtatgtatgtatgtatgtatgtatattttttgtaggtttcaatagataatagataaAAGATACAAGAAACATCTAAGaatttgtaatgctttttagatgtgttttttagttgtgggacagcagttcgcaccaattctgtagaatgactcaaaacagtgtaaatgcaacaataacaacaaacacGTGTAAAAAGAAAACACGTGACAAACACGTGACTCTCTTACCAGTGTGCTGATTAAGATGCACACAGAATttagtttgcttttttttatttttgttaattattctcATCTTAATCATGACAGAGTGTCCAGACGCACAGAAAGATGGCAGTTATTAAGGAGGAGACTGAAGACTTCAAGATTGAAGAGGTGTTCAGTATCAAACAAGAAGATTTCGAgcaacaaacaggttggttttcatTCCCAATGCATCTGATTCTTattaaaatgagtttgtttgACACAAAACTGTAGTAGTGTATAATCCTCAGTCATTTAGTCATTTTCTCCTGTAAAGGTTTACAAAGTAGATGTAATTCATGAACACTTTGGAATACAGATCTAAGGTTGGTCTCTTTTTACAGAAGACAGTCAGCAGATTTAGGCAGAAGtggatttttttccaaatgcactgagatgaaattatatttatataaaatacatattttacatagcAGGTTTTGTCCTAAATTTGATATGAAATTGAAGCCTCAGTAAATgatgttccaaatttgaagttgatatgaaaaaaaaatgaggttCCTGTGAAAGTTTGTTTAGGGCGGTATACCACAAACGGCCACTGGGTGCCATCCAAACTccatagaatttttttaaaacgcatttttctgtcacaaacaGGTGGGACAGTGACAGTTTAAGGGTTAAagacatagttcacccaaaaattaaaattgcccCTTGATTTACTAGCCCTTAAGCCactctaggtgtatatgattttttttttcttttagacgATTACAATCAGagatacactgcaaaaaaaaaaaaaaaaaatagactgcTAAAATGCTACAATAAAAACCCATTGTTGGTTAATGGTAAGTTCGCCTACTATATATGGTGGAAAACTGTATTGGGCATTACGTGTAATATTATGGTACTATACAGTTTTTGGAAGCGAAAAcgaatgtataatttacagtgaaaaattttgaatttgtattACCTTGACACTTGAGATTTGCATTTTCTACTACATTTTACTcgatgcatcttttctgcaaagatatttaacaggTGATTTGTGTAACATCTACATCATATTGATAACCATGTGTGCTGCCCTTGGAATAGAATTTTTCTaaaaaggggtcatcagatgcaaagttcacttttacatgttgtttgaacattaatgtgtgttggcagtgtatgtacaaatctaccctatgaTGATAAAagtgcagtggtttttaattaatctataaaaataatattccctttttcaaatcgagccattctcagatgcctgtcgttgttgcgtcacaccgacagaggccgctcccatgatagttgattgacatgagcgatttacctcagatcagctgtcacagtccaccctctttgctttgatgccagagcaggaatgtaagttagtcaagaatatctcagattgagtgattgaggtgttgtgttgctggttgtaataatgaacatagtggtcgtcatttactcctgacatctgagcagctgaagatccagtggattacgtttgtttgtgaagggaatgcacctcccgatctacatatatccgtctatgttcgcgcgactcattcgtgatccagcttcacttacagcagaagtgagtttaagttttttttttttttttttttttttttaatgaatctttcgCCTTTCGtagtaatgtgctagttagcaagtttagcggctaaatgcagctaaagtaaacaggcttgtcactccacagagagaagagaggggcggggcaagcagagctcatttccatttaaagcagcctcaaccagaatgggatgatttttgcggagctcattttgacaaggtaaacagggtgttgttttacacaaccactgataatttttaatcaaagtatattagagacttttcattaagaccctaaagaatcatatcaacttgtggaaaatgggcatccgatgaccccttctaatatttactattgttcttaaatatttaataacttttaaacCGCTAATCCAATCCAATATATTCATAGGCTCCATAGTAAACGTGATTACATCATCACATTTTGATCGTATTGATTCgtcagaaaaaaacaggaatGATTGTTGATGCTTAGTCCCACCCCCATGCCCAGATTGGTTCAAACTATCATCTATTCAACCAATAAACATAGGTCTTGGACCAgcaattagcatgtttctttgtgaactcaaagtgaaagtaaaatgtgtcGTGCAcgcatgaaaacaaacacaaaataacacacgaCAGAGCACTTTGtcataaaacaaaccaaaaacaaggaCGAAACAGTGGTATGTTTTTACTTGGCTATGCGCTGTCCCTCGATCCATTTGGCTGTTATATTATGTCAGTTATTCTTATATGGTTTATAAAGAtcatttgcactatttttttttctgttgcactGCTTGTATATTTGTTGCACAAGACCATTTGTGCAATTGTGTTCACTACTTTCTGCACCTGTTTGCGTTTGTTGTTCATACTCtgattgaaaattatatttctctgaaaaaaaaacttttgtgtgtgtgtaactgtTTTGTTATTATGTAACACTGTTTCTATTTACTTCCTGAGcatttttgaacacatctaTATTGTCAGCAAATGAAATAGACCCGTTTTTGACTAAAAATCACCTaaacaatattgtaataaatggctAAAACTTGCTTGGGGAATGTTATATGTAGACAAAGTTTTATTTGGATGTATAAAACACCTAAATAcaactttctaaagaaaaaaaaatctaaacttgaGTTTCTGTCTGAGTACACAGTAGAAAACCTCCAATTGTTGCTTGCGATTTTCCTTCCTCCAGAATTTCTCTTCCTCAGTTCTTTCCATCTCAAAAACAAAGTATCATAtctttacatttatattcattattatctTGTGGGTCAGTGAAAATGCCACGTCACTTTGTCgactgatatttacattttcctgccaaataaattctggtaaataataattgttagtAGGAATGCTATCAATGTattgaataatatatttgtttttgtggcttaatatttacaggcACTTTTGATTTATCTGCCCAAAATTTGGCAGATTAcgtaacattgttttatactgtatattctgTTTTTAGAACTGAATTCCGCAGTTCTCTCCATTTTCCGCATCGGAAATCATGGGGCCCTACCTTTTCCCAATCCTGTCTTTCCCCTTCTCACTTAGTTTTCTGTCAAAACGCTGTCCTATCAAacataaaggaaaaaaataaatctgaaataaggTGAGAAAGCATGAACCTCGCTCTGTCAGAATGCCATTCTTTTAGTCAAGTCCGAAGCACGATGCAACCCACAGTAACGCTTTATGACAACGTCTCAGTCTGATAGCAGATAAATGTAGACCGTATACAACTGACTTTTGAGTGATTTGGTACAAAAGTGTCAGTAAACGAATGTACTTGAAGGTGCACACCACCACCTACTGCATGACTCGAGTGATATCTGGTGTAAAATAAAGGATCGGGGTTAGGCTGGCCAATAATTAATTAGTATAATCagttaataaatgctgaaacaatattttaaaaggttCTGAGATTACATGCTAAAGAACTTTCAGTAGCTTAGTGTGTATAAAGAATGGATGTATAACCCAAtaatgatgttttaaattgtttttgatgtctgttTTTTGCCTTAGACCCACCAGCGTTTAAAGTGGAGAATGAAGTACTAAATGAAATGGAAGAGAAAGATCAGTATGAGAACCATCATGAATTCAGAACTGAAGAAAAATCTTTTCATTGCTCACAATCTAAAAAGACATCCTCACAAAAAAGAGTTGAAAAAGTCACTGGAACTATAAGTTGTTTGACCTGCTTTCAGTGTGGAAAGCATTTCACTCAACATAGAAAGCTTAAAgcccacatgagaattcacactaaGGGAAAGCCTTACACATGCCATCAGTGTGGAAAGGGTTTTGATCAACATGGGAACCTTGAAAtccacatgagaattcatacAGGAGAAAGCCCTTTCACCTGTCAGCAGTGTGGAGTAAGTTTCACTCAAAAAGGAAGCCTTAACAGGCATATGAGAattcacaccggagagaaaccttactcatgccaacagtgtggaaagagttttgaTCAACAAGGAAATCTTAAAgcccacatgagaattcacactggagaaaagccttaTACTTGccatcagtgtggaaagagtttcgaTCAAAATGGAAAGCTTAAAGTACATATGAGAATTCACAATGGTGAAAACCCTTTCACCTGCCAGCAATGTGGAGCAAGTTTCACTCAAAAAGGAAGCCTTAACAGACACATGCGAATACATACTGGAGAAAAGCCTTATGGCTGCCACCAGTGTGGAGAGAGTTTCGATCAAAATGAAAAGCTTAAGGtacacatgagaattcacactggagaaagcccttttacctgccaacagtgtggactAAGTTTCAGTAAGAAATGGACTCTCAATaggcacatgagaattcacaccggagagaagccTTACACATGCCCtctgtgtggaaagagttttcaTCAAAATGGAAACCTTAAATTCCACATGACAATTCATACTAAGGAAAAGCCTTACACCTGccatcagtgtggaaagagtttcgaTCAAAATGAAAAGCTTAAGGtacacatgagaattcacactggtgAAAACCCTTTCACCTGCCAGCAGTGTGGACTAAGTTTCAGTAAGAAATGGATTCTCAAAaggcacatgagaattcacactggagaaaggccttttacctgccaacagtgtggaaaatgTTTCAAACGAAAAGGAAACCTTGATTACCACATGATAGTACACActtcacctgccaacagtgtagAGTTAAGTTTCACTCAAGAAGCAGTTCTCACATAACAATTCATTTTCAGTCAACAGAGAAACCTTCAAGTTCACATGAGAAGTCATACTGAAGAGACCTTTTACCAGTCAAGCGTGTCGAAGTTTTCCAGAAGTTTACTTTGAAAATGAATCCATATCTGGCTCATGAG includes these proteins:
- the LOC127163662 gene encoding gastrula zinc finger protein XlCGF8.2DB-like isoform X4, whose amino-acid sequence is MEEKDQYENHHEFRTEEKSFHCSQSKKTSSQKRVEKVTGTISCLTCFQCGKHFTQHRKLKAHMRIHTKGKPYTCHQCGKGFDQHGNLEIHMRIHTGESPFTCQQCGVSFTQKGSLNRHMRIHTGEKPYSCQQCGKSFDQQGNLKAHMRIHTGEKPYTCHQCGKSFDQNGKLKVHMRIHNGENPFTCQQCGASFTQKGSLNRHMRIHTGEKPYGCHQCGESFDQNEKLKVHMRIHTGESPFTCQQCGLSFSKKWTLNRHMRIHTGEKPYTCPLCGKSFHQNGNLKFHMTIHTKEKPYTCHQCGKSFDQNEKLKVHMRIHTGENPFTCQQCGLSFSKKWILKRHMRIHTGERPFTCQQCGKCFKRKGNLDYHMIVHTSPANSVELSFTQEAVLT
- the LOC127163662 gene encoding gastrula zinc finger protein XlCGF57.1-like isoform X3 is translated as MAVIKEETEDFRIEEVFSIKQEDIEEQTDPPAFKVENEVLNEMEEKDQYENHHEFRTEEKSFHCSQSKKTSSQKRVEKVTGTISCLTCFQCGKHFTQHRKLKAHMRIHTKGKPYTCHQCGKGFDQHGNLEIHMRIHTGESPFTCQQCGVSFTQKGSLNRHMRIHTGEKPYSCQQCGKSFDQQGNLKAHMRIHTGEKPYTCHQCGKSFDQNGKLKVHMRIHNGENPFTCQQCGASFTQKGSLNRHMRIHTGEKPYGCHQCGESFDQNEKLKVHMRIHTGESPFTCQQCGLSFSKKWTLNRHMRIHTGEKPYTCPLCGKSFHQNGNLKFHMTIHTKEKPYTCHQCGKSFDQNEKLKVHMRIHTGENPFTCQQCGLSFSKKWILKRHMRIHTGERPFTCQQCGKCFKRKGNLDYHMIVHTSPANSVELSFTQEAVLT
- the LOC127163662 gene encoding gastrula zinc finger protein XlCGF57.1-like isoform X2; amino-acid sequence: MAVIKEETEDFKIEEVFSIKQEDFEQQTDPPAFKVENEVLNEMEEKDQYENHHEFRTEEKSFHCSQSKKTSSQKRVEKVTGTISCLTCFQCGKHFTQHRKLKAHMRIHTKGKPYTCHQCGKGFDQHGNLEIHMRIHTGESPFTCQQCGVSFTQKGSLNRHMRIHTGEKPYSCQQCGKSFDQQGNLKAHMRIHTGEKPYTCHQCGKSFDQNGKLKVHMRIHNGENPFTCQQCGASFTQKGSLNRHMRIHTGEKPYGCHQCGESFDQNEKLKVHMRIHTGESPFTCQQCGLSFSKKWTLNRHMRIHTGEKPYTCPLCGKSFHQNGNLKFHMTIHTKEKPYTCHQCGKSFDQNEKLKVHMRIHTGENPFTCQQCGLSFSKKWILKRHMRIHTGERPFTCQQCGKCFKRKGNLDYHMIVHTSPANSVELSFTQEAVLT